One Halichoerus grypus chromosome 1, mHalGry1.hap1.1, whole genome shotgun sequence genomic region harbors:
- the LOC118522550 gene encoding mitochondrial import inner membrane translocase subunit Tim9 — protein MAAQIPESDQIKQFKEFLGTYNKLTETCFLDCVKDFTTREVKPEETTCSEHCLQKYLKMTQRISMRFQEYHIQQNEALAAKAGLLGQPR, from the coding sequence ATGGCTGCACAAATACCAGAATCTGATCAGATAAAACAGTTTAAGGAATTTCTTGGAACCTACAATAAACTTACAGAAACCTGCTTTTTGGATTGCGTTAAAGACTTTACAACAAGAGAAGTAAAACCTGAAGAGACCACCTGTTCCGAACATTgcttacagaaatatttaaaaatgacacaaagaataTCCATGAGATTTCAGGAATATCATATTCAGCAGAATGAAGCCCTGGCAGCCAAAGCAGGACTTCTTGGCCAACCACGATAG